One Engystomops pustulosus chromosome 7, aEngPut4.maternal, whole genome shotgun sequence DNA window includes the following coding sequences:
- the TMX1 gene encoding thioredoxin-related transmembrane protein 1, giving the protein MALYIVHCFLLALLPAVLAKKGDVIDITDDSWRDILQGEWMIKFYAPWCPACQKLQPEWKEFAEWGDDLNVNIAKVDVTAQPGLSGRFIITALPTIYHCKDGIFRKYQGSRTHKDFINFVNEKEWESIEPVSSWFSPDSLLMSGMSTLFQLSVWIRYCHNYFVEDIGLPVWGSYIVFGLMTLFLGLMLGLVLVFIADYLCPTKRQRPQGFAYPKNLSPEAARLLKEMEEEEEDQEEDGEAAGGDRSKENLRKRLGKS; this is encoded by the exons ATGGCGCTGTACATCGTCCACTGCTTCCTGCTCGCCCTCCTCCCGGCTGTGCTGGCTAAGAAAGGGGACGTGATAGACATCACTGACGACAGCTGGAGGGACATCCTGCAGGGGGAATGGATGATCAAATT CTATGCCCCCTGGTGTCCTGCTTGTCAGAAGCTGCAGCCGGAATGGAAGGAGTTTGCAGAATGGGGAGATGATCTCAATGTGAACATCGCCAAAGTGGACGTCACGGCACAGCCAG GTCTGAGTGGTCGTTTTATCATCACTGCACTGCCAACCATATATCA TTGTAAAGATGGCATTTTTCGGAAGTACCAAGGGTCCAGGACGCACAAGGACTTCATCAACTTTGTCAATGAAAAGGAATGGGAGTCGATAGAACCGGTGTCCTCATGGTTTAGCCCAGATTCACTGTT AATGAGCGGCATGTCTACATTGTTCCAGCTGTCAGTCTGGATTCGG TACTGTCACAACTATTTTGTGGAAGACATTGGCCTTCCTGTATGGGGGTCTTACATCGTATTTGGATTAATGACCCTGTTTCTCGGTCTGATGTTGGGGCTG GTGCTGGTATTCATTGCAGATTATCTGTGTCCAACAAAAAGACAACGGCCTCAAGGATTCGCCTATCCTA AAAATCTTTCTCCTGAAGCAGCAAGACTACTTAAAGaaatggaagaggaggaggaggatcaagaggaggatggggaggctgcagggggcgatCGCTCAAAGGAAAACCTACGAAAACGACTTGGAAAATCCTAA